The nucleotide window GAGTAGTGTCTGTAGCAGAGCGTAGTCCTGGTCTAGCAGATTGGTAAATGGTAATGCAGTCTGTGAGGTGTGAAGGAGCTTGATCATTAAGCgacttgaaaatgtacaaaagtgtCTTGAAGGCGATTCTATCTTTAACTGGGAGCCAATGAAGACTAGCGAGAAGAGGAGTTGTGGAATGACGGCGAGCAACTTGAAAATGCaatttattctttgccaaaacttTCATAAACCCGCCCACTTGGtacataactaatcagtctatatTCCAAACATTAAAACAATAGAATTGTTCGAGTAGTTTATGGATTATAGGGGGATTTTACATTTTGGGGACCCAGTATGATGCGCAGTATAGTCACATGtccctttatacatttttttacgcaaaagtatttatttgaaaaaaaatacgaCTCGGCTCTTTCTGGAAATGTAATCGAGGTTTCTTAGCCTGTTTATCAAATTCtcgttatttattttattctacCAACCATTTTATAAGTCATAGAAACCGATTTTGTATGGCGTGCGTAAGTATTGGTACTGCGGTGTGATCTCAAATAAACTAATATTATGCATATTGTACTCACCAGTAGCCTGACTTCGTCCCAAGAAATCCTCAAGAGTAATGTACTGCAAAAAGAATAGAAACGGATCttataataaatatttcatattctAGCTGTTCTATTATGGTATCAGCGACCtaaggccaaaaatgtttgcttttCCATTGATCACTTTCAgaatttgggtcggtcggtcgggaataTTTTTTCaggtaccaaaagtataatgcGATGTATCGTAATCGTCCGACTATATCCCACGTTAGATTCAAAGTCACACCCcagatttttttttggattttgattGTCCCTGGACCTAAAGCTGAATGCTGGGATCATTGACTTTgccataaaaataataataataacatgatttcaaaattcattgattTATATccattataaaatcaataatagaCTAttatatgacatgaatacaaattataactACACATTGCAGACACTAAATGTAATTTAGTTATTGGTAcgttagactggttctattttggaaaaatcgcgttcctaGGCAAGTTTGCgttaaaagttggcaaccagcttattttggttaatttggaTATACTGaccactttcaaacatgtcaaattattcgtctggccCCATGGATCccaaaaatgtaatgtttgtgcatATAGTGTACccgtacaaaagatgaccaccGGCCCCCTCCTCGTTTCTCTGAGGGGAGGGGTCTTAAATGGTACAGAACatagagtattcatttatgcattacgttGCACTATATAAGGGAGCTCAATAATGACCCCTACCTCCGATATGTGAGGAGGAGGCCGGgagatcatcttttgtgcggtttcattaatgactttccccaccccggGGATACATTGGGGGCATCTTAtaccactaatgtgacgtatagacccaaacaAACATCACGtgtgtctcggtcccagccggtttgtgttcctccgtcacttaAACAAaacgtctggcgacaaccccgaaatgatGATTGCTGATTGATTCAGggttggttaatgaatttccaaataaaaaggttttcaattgGCTGTTGAATTAGGGCGTGACTCGTGGAAGTGACACAAACTTCGtactttgtagataccgcaaacgcaaaatgtacgctagcttacagccactgaggcgccaatcgtctgatatcgcctttcatgtcagcgactcgcaACGCGTACTCGCATACATTGTGTTGATTAATACGGTTCAGCCAATCAGGAAAGACATagtatgaggttgtcgccagacggtttgtttagtgacaaaggagcacaaatcggctgggaccgagactaacaTCACGTACACGaacccatctcaatatgtgacttgatctcgaccgtggtgacgtttgaataatggcttcaaaatcgaaattttggcCTCCATTTCTTAGGGAGCAAGTGATGTAATAAAATAACAAGtgcaattatcaataatattttcatcatatcctattttttcaaaaatgatgataaATCCATCTGATATTTTAATTCATTTGAAGAGTGTATTAACACCATGCGACTTAATTACTTCACACCTAGTGACTATAAATTTCGATCTATATTGAATGATAAGCTTCTATGAGAGAACATAGAGTAGGTTAATTCCATTATGAAAGTTTTTCACGCCATGAAACTTCTTCCATTACTCGTTTCTTTTCTTCGTACGCAGAATTGTATGTTAAAGAAGTAAAGGTAATATGGATAATATCAAATTAACTTTGAAGCGAGTTCATTTGCTGTTGAATTAAGTGTGATTGTAGATATGCGCTTCATAATGTAAATACTATTCAAAGTACCAAGTTCTTTGATTGATATCATTATCATGTACGTTATTGATTATCAAAGGACGTATGTGGAATTATTTCCTCCTTCAGATTGGTAAGTACTAATCAAACATCTCTTTTCCTTAGTTTGTCatatttgtggtgtgatcaagcaaaatcaatctgaaGTTTCCTATATGATTGCATCAATCATTTGTAAAGCTTCATTTTGCAGGAAATCCTATCGAAATTGAAAattagtttcaaagatatgaacagttgaagtggaGGTTTGGAAATGAGTCTAATACTAGAactcagacttcatcaggcaattgACCAGCTGGACTGGTCaagtgatagacggctaggtatcgtctTCATGGCCCGGTCCCAcgcatgagataagttaaagcggagtccccctCTCTTTTTTAGAGATGGCTGCTCAATACGTTCCCAGATGGCTTCTTTGATGCCTCTCTTCGACTTCCTCATTCTTAATTGAGTGTCCTGTATCCTTTAGGTGAAGGTACACGGCAGAGTTGTGCACTTCGTGGGTATTGGGTCTTCTGTGTGACCAATACGGGTTTTTAAAGCCTGTTTGGTCTTACCAACATAAGCGGCGGAGCAGTCGGTATCAACACACACCACACGATAAGCTAAGTTCGATGGTTTTTTCCTTAGGCTATTTATCTTTCACATGAACAAGTTTGCCACGAAGTATTAAAGTTCATTGGTTTGAAAGATCAGCTGTATCGCTGACACATCTAACCAATCAGACGCGGATTCTTTACGGCATAAGATCTGCCAAACACTATGCAATACGAACTTTCCTCAGTTCAATATTATCAAGGATAAAGGGAAAGCCTTATCAGATTTAACCAAGGATGATAACATTGTCACAGTTTCAGCTGATAAAGGTTAATGTGTTGTTGTGTTGAATCAAAGTGATTATGATGACAAGTGTAATGATTTGCTCAAGGATAAAAAACTAATTATCTATGCAtaaagtctggtggttccagacgaaatgtctcaaaattgcaaaaaaaataagtttcagtataattatattaatttccAAAAACTCTGTTAAAACtactgaacagttgaagtgtttccaaagcAATAGGCAAAAATAAGTGATCATTTCTGTTGTTTGGCTGTAtcggaaaatcaatatttctgacttccgactatttttgcttgatcacataacATTTCTTTCTTTGCATGCTGTCAGATAACATTAGGCATATATTCTTCGTCATTTTGCTGTGTCGAAGAATGAGAAAATAATCAGAACAGTATGAAACCATCTACCATTATAGAGGCCATGCAGGCAAAAGTGTTGTATTCAACGATTTCGTAGGAAAAAATGGataaatcatatatcaaaatgttcaaaagagTCTGGAAAATATTTTTGCCATGTTGTCCAGCTCTATTTCATGGTCATATTTTAGCTGAGAAAGGTGGTATGACCAAAGCATGCTTTCAGCATGACACCTGTTGACAACCAATTTCCTCAGATGAAGGTCACTTCCTGGAAAGCTGGACAGAACATGGTAATCTGATGTAACTGATTTCAATCTGGGTTATACATGGCTGTGTGACCAATTGGTATACTGGTAATCTCGGGGAAATGTAAAGAATTCCTTCGGGAAAATTAAAGCTGTCAAGATCAATATTGTTGAAAACCATAACCGCATTATACTCTAGAAAGAAGCTTTAACAGATCTGTAGCATAATTGGTAATTCACTCACGGCTTTATACCATAAATGACTTCTCGATCAAATTGGTATGCGAGAGAATTGCCAAAATGAATACATTTGCAGCAAATGATGTTTAGATACTGGATAGCGTATTTTTAATCTCTAACCATTCTCGGGTGTACAGTCACGCTGCGATTTTAAGCCAATGGTTTGTGCTATTTTACTGAGAAGATGTATCTGTTGAGAGTGATGCCTGAATACTCTGGTATAAATGAAACATGATTTCCATTTTAATATATCTTGTTACCTGAGCTTGTCAATTACATGTCCTTGAAGCCCGTCTAATGTTTCATTGATGCTACTGGTCAAATCCTGGCAACGATATTTGACAAAGATTCAGCAGACGCTCTCCATTTGAATTTGTTTGTTGGTTGCGATGTTTGACTGTTATGGACAACATTGTGTTTTATGTTTCTTTGCCTTTTCCAGATGGTCTTCACACTAGCAGACTGATAGTATTTTCTGGCTGATGGAGTTGATGCTCGGTAGCCACTCATATAATGTGTTTCGACATAACAAGTCTGACGCCTCCAAGTCTGACGTCTGTAGATGAGTTGCCCATTTCACGTCTGACCAtaattcatggggggggggggatgatgttCTGCTGGATACCAACAATGTTGAAGCCTGCTTCAATGTAGCCCAGAAAATATCCCCGCTGGTCCGCCATAGAGTCAGCAGAAAACACCTGCTCAGCTGCCTTCGATCTATTATTTTGGTACTGTTATGTTTGTAGTTTTTGTGAATATGACCTTATTTTTGTTGTAACAATTCTGCAGAGACTCCGGAGGCTTTAAATAGGGGACGGGGACAATGGCTCCTGGGCCGAGTTATAGGGGCATGGGGCAcaatggtacttttccatagccACCAAAGTTATTGGGGCAGGCCACCCAGCCGTGGTTTCGTTTGACGTGTTTGAGTTTTATACAATTTGTTGGACAAAAATTGATGAgaccaatttttcacaattttgaatttcctcaacatgctcaaggaaGTTTGCTTTCAGGAAAAGCGACAGCAGGCAGTCACTGGTCATTACAAtattagactgcgctgcattcttcttttttttgataaataattcatacgtttccatgcataaaatctatgacgaaacacatcacatctccagtgactgccctgcccagaaaaaaaggactgcggtagttggatatgagctgtgtgacccaccatatcttaacacatagactcaacctctttcatctcgaatctgagatgaatgttaatgaagtaaaaatcaatgtgggtggtaaatcttaaccaataacagataggcaagcatacatgtttatgcattagcccaacccactgtgttcactgaacccaacccacgtggggtagctctatctgggtcaggtaaagttttattcagatttcatttgacagcttaaccatcgcatatacgtgcgcgacgtcaagcgtatagattggaccttgtgcaaataatacgcgctggacggctattcaaacggcttgatttgtaaaaaccacaggatatgtgcataaacagcCAAGACTGTATTTTTAATGAGGAaacatcatacccactatagagtgcatagttcattgtatattcgaaatacagtagaccagttttctcatggatatctgagctgttgaatcagaacaggaatgatgagtttgccatggtcaggtcagagagattaatttagggaatgataaattaaactggtctactacagtagactattaCAATATATGACTTTGAATGTCGATCATTAATGTTGtgtttaaaaatcattaaaattgtttcCATTGACGTTTACGTGGTTACACTTCATTAAATAGTGTACAAGTAGTGAGAAACACACGTCTTACTCTTGATTTGTGGCCGTGATCTTTAACAGTCAAATCAGGCTTGACAAGTTAACCTTTATAGCGTTGTATCAGAAAAATAGTTAAGGCATGTTAATGACAAGTGATTTCCATCGTAGTTGTTACTTCAATTAACTACCTAAGAAGACGTATGACATGGGATGTGAGAGAAACGTACGTATATCACTAGTTCATGAGTATTAttattcaaccaatcaatcaacatCACCATCACATCACTTAAGTGGTATTATTTCGATCTATCTGACTGTCTGAAAATTATTATTATGCGTTGGCTGCTCttggtaaaaagtaaaaattgtttgtttatctgctctctctatatatatttttgccaaaatgtatGTCATGCACTATCGCCCATTTGAACAGTATTTGATGAAGTTTTTGTGTATGGATGCATTACCCGTCCTGGAGGTGACAAAGCTGGATTCTCctcggtgtttttttttttttagattcgaACTAGTGTccgactgaaggagtgttttccagattcggaaaAGCACaatggttttcaatttcggactagcgcaatgtttttcagattcggacttgCGGCATGTCgtactggtgcagtgcatttcagattcggtcGGACTAGCGAcatgtcggactggcagagtgtattctAGATGCGGACTAGTGGCGTGTcagactggtgcagtgcatttcagattcggaccagtggtgtgtcggactagcggcgtatcGGACCGACGCCCTGTACCCGAAAAAATGTTACTTTTAAACAAAGTAGAAAATCCTAGACAAAATAGAGCCTCGTCAACGTGGATCACAAACAATCGTTGCACCAACTCAGTATAGACACTTTCTAATCTTATTGTTGACCTCGTCAATTATGTGAATTGAGATGTATGTATTGTGTTAAAAAGTTGCTTTAGTCACCTTCGTCTCATTCCTATTTGTCAGTCGTAAATGTAGCAGATTAAGATGTTGCAACTAAGGTGCCATTTAGGATGTTGATTTTTCTTATTattcaagtgtaaaaaaaaaaatgaatcatCTTGGGATACTCCAAGGGTATGAAAATAAAATAGCtgtgattaggccaaaaaataacatgtttgtttcctttagCAGGCTTTTaagcctgctacaggaaacaaacatgttattaaaaaaaaagtcaaatgcgaaatgcggttttttattattttttttaatccatgtcttgaaatgaaaacccaacaccccctcccccaccaacacccccccccctcccacacacaagTTATAGGCATTGTTTCTTCATATTCacgaatatttatgatcccctttcaagcGGCAGATTaaaaagttatttaaaaaaatcacaatagatATTTTCCAATTTTTAAGGAAAACATAGAAATAGTAGtttcaaaagtttaaactgactttcagcacaaaaattcactaaccttgaattttcgatgtgtgacacacatcttcatcagaagaagtcctaagatgttgtgatggacttgcccttttgttgatcattggcaacttttggtctaatgagggcgttgtataaggttggcaattccagtccttgatcgcgatttaggtctggcgatttcttcttgatctggagggcctcccgcactaaacgggggtactctctatcatccttggaATCCTTGGAATTTTGCCTCAGTACTACCTACTTTGTTTTCCGAGAACAATTTTATCAACAATGTGGGGGTTGTGCTATGGGCAGTCCGGTCAGTCCGGTTATCGCAAACCTGTACATGGAACATTTTGAGATCACCGCTTTACGCAATTCACCTGTCAAACCTTCCGTGTGGCTTCGTTATGTGGACGATACTTACGTTATCATTCGCGAAACTGATGCGAAAATTTTCACCGAACATATCAACAGTCAGAATTCGCATATCAAATTCACCAGCGAACCGGAAGTGGACGGATTCCTTGCATTTTTGGACACCAAAGTCTTGCGAAATGCCGACGGATCCGTGAGCATCTCCATCTACAGAAAACCTACACATACGGATCAATACCTCCATTTTGATTCACACCATCCCATCGCTCACAAATTAAGTGTCATCAGGACATTATTTCACAGAGCTGAAATAGCGGTGACAGACCCCGAGGAAAGGGTGAAGGAAGTTGAACATATCAAGTCCGCGTTAGGacgttgtggttaccacaattggaCTTTCGGTTTAGCCAAAGCTAAGGACAAAAGTAAGAACACTCCTGACCCTCCTACTAATGCCAACCAAGTAGAGGGAAAGAAATCGTCGACCTACATCACCCTACCCTTTATAGAGGGGTTGTCACAGAAGCTCCAGCGTATTTTCAAATCCTACGGTGTTGCTACAAGCTTCAGACCGCACAGTACGCTGAGAAAACTATTAGTCGCACCTAAGGATCCCACTCCAACTGAGAAAAAATCAGGTGTGGTCTACGAGATACCCTGCGGCGAATGTACAAGTTCATACATCGGCCAGACAGGTAGACAACTCGGAGATAGACTGAAGGAGCACAAGTCAACTGCCCCCAGCCGCAAACCCTCTGCTGTTGCAGAGCACAAAACAGAGTCTCACCACAACATCgactgggaatccacaaaggtgttagccaaggatgatagagagtacccccgtttagtgcgggaggccctccagatcaagaagaaatcgccagacctaaatcgcgatcaaggactggaattgccaaccttatacaacgccctcattagaccaaaagttgccaatgatcaacaaaagggcaagtccatcacaacatcttaggacttcttctgatgaagatgtgtgtcacacatcgaaaattcaaggttagtgaatttttgtgctgaaagtcagtttaaacttttggaaattgtttattaccagcacgtatgaacttacattcgagtagAAATAGTAGGTCTATTCTTTTCTTCTCTTAGCATTTATATGCTCACGCAAACGTAAACACAATACTTCAGCTTTCGATGACGAGCACCGGTATTAATTGTTTCCATTTAAAGTGATGACACATTCGTTTTGAACCTTAAATTCAGTCAACAGGGATTAAGGTATTTGAGCTCAGATGGATTGCATCTGAAATTAAtccatttatattttattttaatgtcAAAGTCATTTTAGATGGCAGTACGTGTTTAAATCACTTCTTGAAGCTATTGACACATgagatttaaatcaattttttaaaaCCAACATTTACAAAAACACTTTAGGAGCGGAACTGAATTTGAATTGCGAGAAAGAACTTACGTCAGATTCAATCCGGGGGATTCAGTTTTGGAGCTCTTTCCATCACTGGGGTCAATAACAAGGTAACAAGATAACAAGGTTTCCTTGTCATTTGTTTAATATTTAGAGTAATTTCAACTGCCTAACATACCACTGAAGCGTCAAAATCCTTTCAAATAACAGCTTGTCAAGTGACACGTTTGTGTTTAAGTAAATGTGATAAAGGCAAACTGTTTATAAGATTGATTGGTTTGAAAGATAATTTTAGTCATTGAATAGTAACAATTCTGTGAACTGAAATGGACGATTCAATCAGTTCAAGTATAAATCTGGGTTTGTTACCGAAGCTTTGTGAACAGATTGAAATCATGATTAAATCTTAAACACATTCACTGACTTTTATCATACTTTGTTGTGATATCAATATGGACACGCAACGTATAACTAAACGTGACCGTTTTTAACCTCATCGTCGTAAACAATAGATTTATATTGCGAAATACGTTGCTCCGTGATAGCGGATTGGGGCAATTTGAATATTAAAAACTTGCCATAAACCTCCTCGGTTTGCTGTAATATTAAATTGGTGGGGACATCATGGGCGGGGGCCTGGGGAAGATAGCACATAGGCTGTATGTAATGCGATTCAAACGGTTTTCTATGCGTGTTCTAGATGTTTTATTCAGTTCACTTTTACATGTACGTAATTACGTAAGTCATTACGTAATTACGTAATtacgtgtcgtctgacgattgccttttaggcatgaaactcagagtaacgactacctattctggaaggtctgttctttgaattttttaattACGTAAGTCACGTATTTTGACATGCCTTACTTTAGATCAATCGATTCTCCTCCCTCAACACCACACTGTCAATGGCAACTCCTAAGTGAcagattatattatattatattgatattaaaatttaGTTTTACAACATTTCTGCCAAGCTAAACACAGTACCTGCTTTGTTAATTGCTGATAGATACTTTCCTACTTGGAATTTCCTCCAAGAAATAAAACGAGCTTCTTCTATGTCATTTAGCGTGTATATATTGCAATTTTAATAGTTGTAGCCTGACGAATAAGAAACACCATACTCGCATTATCTATATAATATGTTCTATGTTTATGCATACTGAACAGAGTTTTCACTGTGAAGGGCAGAATGTATTGTTTTCCCACGGATCAATTTAAATttacttttgacaatattattcACAGTATCGTCTTTTAATAGTGTCATGTCAACACTATGTCATTAAATAGTACAAGCAAATGTTAgtcttttcaaatgttttgtctCACATATTAATTAAAGCGCAAATGTGACAAGACATAATGCGCACTCTTGTTTATACGTTTTCCATTCTTTACATTGGTTTTGTTAGTCCGTTAAAACACCGGAtatcaattgtttaaaagcactccGTAAGGTAGCTTGGAAGACTTTAATTAATTTTGCATAGTTGTACTTTTACACAACAGTTTATGTATAAACTAATATTGCTTTCTGTTCGTATGATGCGCGGACAGATTTACAATAATTTAATGCATTATAAACTCAAACCCTTACCTATATATAATACAATTCATGAAAACGATAAGTGAATTTTTATTTTAGAGTCATATAGCTATGGCGATTGTGTaatttatcattcatccaggtagtaataACAATAtgagattataatctgatctactggacttactttttaatttctgaaaaaaGCTTTGAGGTACTCTAATGAATTTTTATGtcataatattgttttaattctCTACCCATTCTGCTACTATGTGAGTGTGACCTTACTGGTGTACCTTACTATTGACTGTTCTGTTTATAATTAATCAAGAACAGGTTTCGTTGGCTCAAAAGTGCGTAGAAACAAGTGGTTTTGTTTGaacttaaaggtcaggtctattgcaaaaacaagtttatgtctattcgaagagaataattattacattacaagttgacactcgttgcgtatttctcctgaagaaagagaaattgtgtgggtaaatttcaggctcgtacgtgttcttccctcGTTTGAAGCGaagttaattttcaaggcagcgggctatgacgtaagtaaatgaagcggacactatatcatgctctcatttacttgtgtgataagtttgacattagcaacaatgagttgtactattatttaccataacaatgctgcataacaatatgcagattattgttctcatttcggaaacaaagcctacacagtattgttactatgcgtttgctttgtaatatttcaaccaACTGAAactattgcaatatcgcacagggaaatcagacaCATGAGTTTgaggacttaacacggtttatatgctagtctcgaagctcaaattatttatttattttttagttctaatatttctcatgatattggtatacatatgaattgttatatcacaatttactaatatataaaaaaaaaagaagcggctaattttaaatttataatttattaaatttgtaatacttaatttgggtttttttcggtgaacaacaacagtatacgttctgtgcattgagaatgtttgtaatcccttctcgcaaagcaggcacagtcatttaaTGAAGTCAGcgtttttctaggtcaaatctgtctgttggaaggaactcatcgcttaagttggtttttgcggaatatcaattttaaacgttttattttctcaaaaaagaagtcattttcattgtcctcataatattagcttgccaatgatatgatgttgtttttgcaatagaccgtCCCTTTAATGACAAACACTACAACAAATTGTCACAATTTCGAAGGTGCTTTCAATGAAGTTTTCTTTAGTAAAAACGATAGCAGGCAGACAACAAGGTCATAAATATGACTTTGACAATCGATTATTATTGTTGTGTCTAAAAAGCATAAAAAGGGTTTCCAAATAGTGTATGAATAGTGGGAACGTTCGTTTTCCTCTTGATTTGTGGCCATGATCTTACAAACTCAAATCAGGATTGACAAGCTAACCTTTATAGCGACGTATCACAAAAAAGCGTGGTTATTAGAGCTGATTTTCgtttgcttgttacttcaattAACTACATAAGAAGACGTATGACCAGAGATGCGAGAGCAAGGTACGTATCACTTGTTTATGAAGTATATAGTTCCACCAATCAATATTATCTTCACATTACTAGTGAGAGTGGCAGAGAGG belongs to Amphiura filiformis chromosome 18, Afil_fr2py, whole genome shotgun sequence and includes:
- the LOC140139270 gene encoding uncharacterized protein; its protein translation is MGSPVSPVIANLYMEHFEITALRNSPVKPSVWLRYVDDTYVIIRETDAKIFTEHINSQNSHIKFTSEPEVDGFLAFLDTKVLRNADGSVSISIYRKPTHTDQYLHFDSHHPIAHKLSVIRTLFHRAEIAVTDPEERVKEVEHIKSALGRCGYHNWTFGLAKAKDKSKNTPDPPTNANQVEGKKSSTYITLPFIEGLSQKLQRIFKSYGVATSFRPHSTLRKLLVAPKDPTPTEKKSGVVYEIPCGECTSSYIGQTGRQLGDRLKEHKSTAPSRKPSAVAEHKTESHHNIDWESTKINRFSSLNTTLSMATPK